From the genome of Novipirellula aureliae, one region includes:
- a CDS encoding DUF2924 domain-containing protein encodes MSSTITRELADLKRMSVGELQIKYVEVFGEATTGRNKAWLQKRIAWRIQANQFGGLTNRAIERASQLANEADLRVSAPKESARKPKPKATLISGPHDARLPPVGDYIVRAYKGQEYVVTVLQLGFEYEGQTYKTLSAIATEITGQHWNGFRFFNLTKPKAAR; translated from the coding sequence ATGAGTAGCACGATCACCAGAGAGCTTGCCGATTTGAAACGCATGAGCGTCGGCGAACTGCAAATCAAGTACGTCGAAGTGTTCGGCGAAGCGACCACCGGAAGAAACAAAGCCTGGTTGCAAAAACGAATCGCTTGGCGAATCCAAGCCAACCAATTCGGCGGCCTCACCAACCGAGCCATCGAGAGGGCATCGCAGCTTGCCAATGAAGCCGACTTGCGAGTGTCCGCGCCCAAAGAATCGGCGAGGAAGCCCAAACCAAAAGCGACCTTAATATCAGGCCCACACGACGCCCGCCTTCCGCCGGTCGGTGACTATATCGTTCGCGCCTACAAGGGCCAGGAGTACGTCGTTACTGTTCTTCAACTGGGCTTTGAATACGAAGGCCAAACCTACAAAACGCTTTCAGCCATCGCGACGGAAATCACCGGCCAGCATTGGAACGGCTTTCGTTTCTTCAACCTCACCAAACCAAAGGCCGCCCGATGA
- a CDS encoding recombinase family protein: MKRERLKIVRCAIYTRKSTDIGLEQEFNSLDAQREAGEAFIASQRHEGWECIETRYDDGGFSGGNLERPAMKRLMEDIEAGKIDCVVVYKVDRLSRSLMDFSRLMETFDKYEVAFVSVTQQFNTASSMGRLILNVLLSFAQFEREMISERTRDKIAATRRKGKWCGGIPILGYTVEDTKLIVMPHEAERIRQLFDIYLQTRSLIDTAKEANERGWRTKQWTTKKGNIRGGVEFNKNRIHQLLTNVTYLGKLTYKDEVHEGQHQAIVDTETFDRVARSLKRNGTTSMMQASTKFDGMLRGILRCVGCNRIMLHTSTGRGPKRYRYYVCSKADKQGYEACDSPSIPAGQIEDFVVRELRTIAADDELIRDIYDRAHEQSREKVTDQHNEMNLLQERIRNDYKELNHFATNKASVDHIAAVQERITDNEQRYNSLKLLVDQHRDETISYVEIRDALHQFDEMWDAMSRKERCRLIELIIQTVNFDAAAGTIDILFQTTGIKTLCPDFNLLETAQ, from the coding sequence ATGAAACGCGAACGACTCAAGATTGTCCGCTGCGCCATTTACACCCGGAAGTCAACCGATATAGGACTCGAACAAGAATTCAACAGCCTGGATGCCCAGCGTGAAGCCGGTGAAGCATTCATTGCCAGCCAAAGGCACGAAGGCTGGGAATGTATCGAAACGCGATACGACGACGGCGGCTTTTCCGGCGGGAACCTCGAGCGGCCGGCGATGAAACGACTGATGGAAGATATCGAAGCCGGCAAGATCGACTGTGTTGTCGTCTATAAGGTAGATCGCCTCAGCCGTTCATTGATGGACTTCTCACGCTTGATGGAGACGTTTGACAAATACGAAGTTGCCTTCGTATCGGTTACACAGCAGTTCAACACGGCCAGTTCGATGGGCCGACTGATCTTGAATGTGCTGTTGTCCTTCGCCCAATTTGAACGAGAAATGATCTCCGAGCGAACCCGCGACAAGATCGCCGCGACTCGGCGCAAAGGCAAATGGTGCGGAGGCATCCCAATCCTCGGCTACACCGTCGAAGACACCAAACTGATCGTCATGCCGCACGAGGCCGAACGGATTCGCCAGTTATTTGACATCTACTTGCAAACACGTTCCTTGATCGACACCGCCAAAGAAGCGAACGAAAGAGGTTGGCGAACCAAACAATGGACAACGAAGAAAGGCAACATCCGGGGCGGCGTTGAGTTCAACAAGAACCGCATCCACCAACTTCTGACCAACGTCACCTATCTCGGTAAGCTGACCTACAAAGATGAAGTTCACGAGGGCCAACACCAGGCGATCGTTGACACCGAAACTTTCGACCGAGTCGCTCGTTCGCTCAAACGCAATGGCACCACCAGCATGATGCAAGCAAGCACCAAATTTGACGGCATGCTCCGAGGTATCCTTCGCTGCGTAGGATGCAACCGTATCATGTTGCACACATCCACCGGCCGCGGCCCCAAACGCTATCGCTATTACGTCTGCAGCAAAGCCGACAAACAAGGATACGAAGCCTGCGATTCACCGTCAATTCCTGCCGGACAAATCGAGGACTTCGTTGTCAGGGAACTGCGGACGATCGCCGCTGACGATGAACTCATTCGTGATATTTACGACCGTGCACACGAGCAATCAAGGGAAAAAGTCACAGACCAACATAATGAAATGAATTTGTTGCAAGAACGCATCCGCAACGACTACAAAGAACTGAACCACTTCGCCACCAACAAAGCATCGGTCGACCACATTGCCGCCGTACAGGAGCGAATCACCGACAACGAACAGCGATACAACTCGCTGAAACTTTTGGTTGACCAGCATCGCGACGAAACGATCAGTTATGTCGAAATCCGCGATGCGTTACATCAGTTCGACGAAATGTGGGATGCAATGTCAAGGAAAGAACGGTGCCGACTGATCGAGCTTATCATCCAAACGGTGAACTTCGACGCAGCGGCGGGTACGATCGACATCCTCTTTCAAACGACTGGAATCAAGACACTCTGTCCAGACTTCAACCTTTTGGAGACCGCCCAATGA
- a CDS encoding recombinase family protein, with product MNHWWEIEIPDADAPPLVRAVAYYRHSAQDRQENSIPIQQDQVRAWASEHGVEIIREFCDAGRSGLNSEGRPAFTEMMEEWISKRNDFEYVLCLDVSRWGRFQDIDLSAQFSAICKKNGKQVIYTTIGKPKENDPLYPVYVQFERFRAAQYSRELSDKVWRGCVKIAEQGYLAGGKPPYGLSRLLLDEKREPLHVLEAGQHKGIQNQRVTLTEGPPEQVAVIRRIYDEFVERGYSEYKIAEGLNDDGIPSPSNGRWGAGGVIARLRNEKYAGTMVYNRTSGKLKTPTVPNPVEEWVRTTDAFSGIIEFDLFVRAQEILRKRKQRYDPDYMLRMLDELYRSRGMVRPGLMRLDEEFPSACSYARQFGSIDQAFQNLFDGERGKARDNVHEQIRGHIPETTTYSDFLVLDKKLTVSIQPAVPMPHGYESYWPIRRDPRSVIDMTLGVLLSEPADFKILGFIALPRFGSDSKPIRYTSSSVRTELFGRTDLQFLQNLL from the coding sequence GTGAATCATTGGTGGGAAATTGAAATCCCGGATGCGGACGCTCCGCCTCTGGTACGGGCGGTGGCGTATTACCGGCACTCGGCTCAGGACCGGCAAGAGAACTCGATACCGATTCAACAGGATCAGGTTCGAGCGTGGGCGTCGGAACACGGCGTCGAAATCATCCGTGAGTTCTGTGATGCAGGACGATCGGGACTCAACTCCGAGGGCCGGCCGGCGTTCACGGAGATGATGGAGGAATGGATCTCAAAGCGGAATGATTTTGAGTACGTGTTGTGCTTGGACGTCAGCCGATGGGGACGCTTCCAAGACATTGATTTGTCGGCACAGTTCTCGGCGATCTGTAAGAAGAACGGCAAACAGGTCATCTATACGACGATCGGCAAACCGAAAGAAAACGATCCTCTCTATCCGGTCTACGTTCAGTTCGAGCGGTTCCGGGCGGCTCAATACAGTCGCGAATTGAGCGACAAGGTTTGGCGAGGCTGCGTGAAGATTGCCGAACAAGGTTACTTGGCCGGTGGCAAACCGCCATACGGATTGTCGCGGTTGTTGCTTGACGAGAAACGTGAACCGCTACATGTTCTGGAAGCTGGCCAGCACAAGGGCATCCAAAACCAGAGGGTGACACTGACCGAAGGGCCGCCGGAGCAAGTCGCAGTCATTCGCCGGATCTATGACGAGTTTGTAGAGCGTGGCTACTCGGAATACAAGATCGCCGAGGGCCTTAACGACGATGGGATTCCGTCGCCGAGCAACGGGCGTTGGGGCGCGGGTGGCGTGATCGCTCGGCTCCGCAACGAAAAGTATGCCGGAACGATGGTCTATAACCGAACGTCCGGCAAGTTGAAGACGCCCACCGTGCCGAACCCCGTTGAAGAATGGGTTCGGACAACGGACGCGTTTTCCGGCATCATTGAGTTTGATCTGTTTGTGCGGGCACAAGAGATCCTTCGGAAGCGCAAACAGCGATACGACCCCGATTACATGCTGAGGATGCTTGACGAGCTCTATCGTTCACGCGGCATGGTGCGGCCGGGGTTGATGCGGCTCGATGAAGAGTTTCCGTCGGCTTGTTCGTACGCTCGGCAATTCGGGTCGATCGACCAAGCCTTTCAGAACCTGTTCGACGGAGAACGCGGCAAGGCTCGCGATAACGTTCACGAACAGATCCGCGGCCACATTCCCGAGACGACGACCTATTCCGACTTCTTGGTGCTCGACAAGAAGTTGACGGTCTCGATTCAACCGGCCGTGCCGATGCCGCACGGTTACGAATCGTACTGGCCCATCCGACGCGATCCACGATCGGTCATCGACATGACGCTTGGTGTACTTCTTTCCGAGCCGGCCGACTTCAAGATCCTCGGATTCATTGCTCTGCCGCGGTTCGGATCGGATTCAAAACCGATTCGCTATACCAGTTCATCGGTCCGCACCGAATTGTTCGGCCGGACGGATCTTCAGTTCCTTCAAAACCTACTTTAA